One stretch of Acidobacteriota bacterium DNA includes these proteins:
- a CDS encoding FkbM family methyltransferase, whose amino-acid sequence MESKGRHTWPLYQRVLAVWREGGLVKVSSRLCDYQARASRLGIWGALAFLLKERFWQIIASLGYKPRAVYRLYTKLCDYPLFCRFDSSDREVFKHIFIHEEYSCISDQAQPRLIIDGGANVGYSSAYFLSRFPLAHVIAVEPDSGNFAILERNLAAYKDRVTLINAGIWSHETGLIVCRGSYKDGKEWSTQVRECRNGEAPDVRAVDIGVILENANWKGKPLDILKLDIERSEAIVFSSNYQGWIKNVKSFVIELHDETCERVFYSALEFGDFTFSTVGDMTVAKRIDFNEM is encoded by the coding sequence ATGGAGTCAAAAGGGCGACATACCTGGCCACTCTATCAAAGAGTCTTAGCCGTTTGGAGAGAAGGCGGGCTTGTTAAAGTTAGCTCCCGATTATGTGATTATCAAGCAAGAGCCAGTAGACTCGGTATTTGGGGCGCTCTCGCTTTCTTACTAAAAGAAAGGTTTTGGCAGATCATTGCCTCATTAGGGTATAAACCGCGAGCGGTTTACCGGCTTTATACCAAGTTGTGTGATTACCCGTTATTCTGCCGCTTCGATTCGAGTGATAGAGAGGTCTTTAAGCACATATTTATTCACGAAGAATACTCATGTATTAGTGATCAGGCTCAGCCACGGTTGATAATTGATGGAGGCGCCAATGTAGGATATTCGTCAGCGTATTTTTTATCTCGATTTCCGTTAGCACATGTTATTGCAGTCGAGCCGGACAGCGGTAATTTTGCAATTCTGGAGCGTAACCTTGCCGCATACAAAGATCGAGTTACTCTAATTAATGCAGGTATTTGGTCTCATGAGACAGGACTTATAGTATGTCGTGGCTCCTACAAGGATGGAAAAGAATGGAGCACTCAAGTGCGTGAGTGTCGCAATGGAGAGGCTCCCGATGTAAGAGCGGTTGATATAGGAGTGATACTGGAAAATGCGAATTGGAAAGGTAAGCCGCTTGATATACTTAAACTGGATATTGAGCGATCTGAGGCGATTGTGTTTTCCTCAAACTACCAGGGTTGGATAAAAAACGTTAAATCCTTTGTTATTGAATTGCATGATGAGACTTGTGAGCGAGTCTTCTATAGCGCCCTTGAGTTCGGTGATTTTACATTTTCTACGGTTGGGGATATGACTGTGGCTAAGCGAATTGATTTCAATGAGATGTAA
- a CDS encoding glycosyltransferase — MEVDVKILYLQYTNPAGYPPLEHSSRILANDGWQVLFLGTGSLGANELRFPPHERIQVRQMSFSPAGWRQKLHYLCFACWVLLWVIRWRPQWIYASDHLSTPVALVLSFLPGLSVVYHEHDSPVTTQESFFLHLCMDVRRRLAGRARLCILPNQRRLEKFREATQTNSNLLCVWNCPRQEEIAPPRSPHQGDFWVLYHGSIVPDRLPPTVIEALAQLPDTVKLRVVGYETVGHLGYVNELKELVVRLGIAARVEFVDAIPRYKLLTLCRQCDIGLAFMPSGSNDLNLQAMTGASNKPFDYLASGLALIVSELPDWREMFVANGYGLACDPTNAASIAATLRWFCENPAEMRAMGECGRQRIMVEWGYEKQFVPVIQELT; from the coding sequence ATTGAGGTTGATGTGAAAATCTTGTATCTGCAATACACCAACCCGGCAGGTTATCCACCGCTCGAACATAGCTCAAGAATTTTGGCCAATGATGGCTGGCAGGTTTTGTTTTTAGGAACCGGGTCTCTGGGCGCAAATGAATTGCGCTTCCCCCCGCACGAACGAATCCAGGTTCGCCAGATGTCGTTCAGTCCGGCGGGCTGGCGGCAAAAATTACATTACCTATGTTTCGCTTGTTGGGTGTTACTCTGGGTAATACGCTGGCGCCCGCAATGGATTTACGCTTCGGATCATTTGTCCACGCCGGTAGCGCTAGTATTGAGTTTCCTGCCCGGCCTCAGTGTGGTTTATCACGAACACGATTCGCCTGTAACAACGCAAGAAAGCTTTTTCCTACACCTCTGCATGGATGTCAGGCGCCGTCTGGCTGGTCGCGCACGTCTTTGCATCCTACCGAATCAAAGACGGCTGGAAAAATTCAGGGAAGCAACCCAGACCAACAGCAACTTATTGTGCGTTTGGAACTGCCCGCGCCAGGAAGAAATTGCTCCGCCTCGCTCGCCGCACCAAGGTGATTTTTGGGTGCTTTATCACGGCTCGATTGTGCCTGATCGCTTACCGCCAACTGTGATTGAGGCGCTAGCGCAATTGCCGGATACCGTAAAGTTACGTGTAGTAGGGTATGAAACGGTCGGGCATTTAGGTTATGTAAATGAGTTAAAAGAGTTGGTTGTACGCTTGGGTATTGCGGCACGTGTTGAATTCGTTGACGCCATACCTCGGTACAAATTATTGACGCTGTGCCGGCAGTGCGACATTGGGTTGGCTTTTATGCCCTCTGGCAGCAACGATTTGAATCTGCAAGCTATGACGGGGGCCTCCAACAAACCATTCGATTACTTGGCTAGTGGCTTGGCGTTAATCGTGAGCGAACTGCCTGACTGGCGTGAGATGTTTGTGGCGAATGGCTACGGCTTGGCGTGCGATCCAACGAACGCGGCTTCCATTGCTGCAACGCTACGCTGGTTCTGCGAAAATCCGGCAGAGATGCGTGCAATGGGGGAATGCGGACGGCAACGGATTATGGTGGAGTGGGGCTATGAGAAGCAGTTTGTACCAGTAATTCAAGAATTGACTTAA
- a CDS encoding FkbM family methyltransferase: protein MKLSLYNLLLRVRPAQLGAFLKTLLMIRRIPIKTNLGHIYWADPVSVFGNELLAKSVYEQQMTNLLTGLLRPGDNFFDIGGNEGYFSILAATLVGAGKVFCIEPQTRLQHVLKKNIELNAVTNISVHPIALGSRKGEAQLFLRPSTNTGASSLSRHWKLGSKRETVAMQTLDDLFQQHKINKVRLLKMDCEGAELQIVEGAQQTLQRQVIEYIALEYHPTIIGQEACSHIDKQIRQAGYCLSMLNGQHVYHLAGRESELQMLGHLEVSCQ from the coding sequence ATGAAATTATCTCTCTATAACCTCTTACTGCGTGTTCGCCCTGCTCAGCTTGGGGCATTCCTCAAAACATTATTGATGATTCGACGTATCCCCATCAAAACGAATTTGGGTCATATTTATTGGGCCGACCCCGTTTCAGTCTTTGGCAATGAGCTTCTAGCGAAATCTGTATACGAACAGCAAATGACTAATCTGCTAACGGGCTTGTTACGGCCTGGTGATAATTTTTTTGATATAGGCGGGAACGAGGGATATTTCTCGATACTCGCTGCCACTTTGGTTGGAGCTGGCAAAGTCTTTTGCATCGAGCCGCAAACCCGATTACAGCATGTGCTCAAGAAGAATATTGAACTCAATGCTGTGACAAACATTTCTGTCCATCCAATAGCACTTGGCTCGCGCAAAGGTGAAGCACAGCTTTTCTTGCGCCCATCAACGAATACGGGTGCCAGTAGCCTTTCACGTCATTGGAAGCTAGGTTCAAAGCGAGAAACGGTGGCCATGCAGACGCTCGATGATCTTTTTCAGCAGCACAAGATTAACAAGGTGCGGCTATTGAAAATGGATTGTGAAGGCGCGGAACTGCAAATTGTTGAGGGCGCACAACAGACGCTGCAACGGCAAGTTATTGAATATATTGCGCTCGAATATCATCCAACCATCATCGGCCAAGAAGCATGTTCACACATTGATAAACAAATCAGACAAGCAGGCTATTGTTTATCTATGCTAAACGGACAACACGTCTATCATTTAGCAGGGCGTGAATCAGAATTGCAGATGCTCGGTCATTTAGAAGTGAGTTGTCAGTGA
- a CDS encoding FkbM family methyltransferase has product MHVAEKILLSVRHHKLFERAHWLWDGVRPLYDWAVSLTNKNGLQRIINESDRILILPRFRQMGEVYEPDVWQRLMSEIKPGDRVADVGAFIGLYTIAIAQRVGARGQVTAFEPDPINHLALQKHVSLNHLDNRVQCVKAAAGAIDGMVYFDAQGITGHVTESATSTTSSVTCVTLDGLFPKQRLDVLKIDVEGYEEHVLRGAAGLLSDAQRRPRVIYIEVHPYAWSEAGTTSDSLLGVLAEHGYDVEKINGEKVSFIDWYGEVIAKATYSN; this is encoded by the coding sequence ATGCACGTAGCTGAAAAAATCCTTCTCTCAGTGCGCCACCACAAGCTTTTCGAGCGGGCGCACTGGCTTTGGGATGGAGTGCGCCCTCTTTATGACTGGGCAGTGTCACTAACAAATAAGAATGGGCTGCAAAGGATAATTAACGAATCGGATCGGATTCTCATTTTACCGCGCTTTCGGCAAATGGGTGAGGTATACGAGCCAGATGTTTGGCAACGGTTAATGAGTGAAATCAAGCCTGGTGATCGTGTGGCGGATGTTGGGGCATTTATCGGTCTTTACACAATCGCTATCGCCCAACGTGTTGGGGCACGTGGACAAGTAACGGCGTTTGAGCCGGACCCAATAAATCACTTGGCTTTGCAAAAGCATGTTTCCTTGAACCATTTGGACAATCGAGTGCAGTGCGTTAAGGCTGCTGCCGGGGCCATTGACGGGATGGTCTATTTTGATGCCCAGGGGATCACGGGACACGTGACCGAAAGCGCCACCTCCACCACTTCTTCAGTAACTTGCGTCACGCTCGACGGCCTTTTCCCAAAGCAGCGCCTGGACGTGTTGAAAATTGACGTTGAAGGCTACGAAGAACACGTTCTGCGGGGTGCCGCTGGATTGCTGAGCGACGCACAACGCAGGCCACGGGTAATTTACATTGAAGTTCACCCGTATGCCTGGTCAGAAGCAGGGACGACAAGCGATTCGCTACTGGGTGTATTGGCTGAACACGGATACGATGTCGAGAAGATTAACGGAGAAAAGGTCAGCTTTATTGATTGGTATGGTGAAGTTATTGCCAAAGCTACTTATAGCAACTAA
- a CDS encoding glycosyltransferase, whose amino-acid sequence MKIIHVPFCFYPDQVGGTEIYVESLARELVQLGAPSLVAAPGEKSEAYEIAGLPVRRFAVTSYVKDLREMYGEGDERAAQSFAEILDQEQPDIVHLHAFTRGVSLRLVRAAKLRNIKVAFTYHTPTVSCQRGTLLRWGNEVCDGKLSVRTCTACTLHAHGLGRNTAQALSYLPRALGNLVGATGLSGGIWTALRMPGLVQLRHSCFHSLMREVNQVIALCQWTKDLLLRNGVPAEKIAVSRHGLSNNESLPALNKNLPAHPLRIVFLGRFDHTKGVDLLIQAVRSLPGLELELDLYGILQTGADHYAEQLRQLAAGDARIRFLPAVPSQHVVTLLSEYHLLAVPSRVLETGPLVVLEAFAAGTPVLGSRLGGIEELVTHGINGLLAEADSVNSWATLLQQCYEQPDLLAALRQGIRPPRLTKAVAQEMLLLYQRLVPLQIPCRLSADENKQADQVHLCT is encoded by the coding sequence TTGAAAATCATTCACGTCCCATTTTGTTTTTACCCTGACCAAGTGGGCGGCACAGAAATCTATGTTGAGTCTCTGGCGCGCGAGCTTGTCCAACTTGGTGCGCCATCGCTCGTTGCCGCGCCAGGTGAAAAGAGCGAGGCATACGAAATTGCTGGTTTGCCGGTGCGCCGCTTTGCGGTAACCAGTTACGTAAAAGACTTGCGTGAGATGTATGGCGAGGGCGATGAACGGGCGGCGCAGTCCTTTGCCGAGATTCTTGATCAGGAACAGCCAGACATCGTTCATTTGCACGCCTTCACACGTGGTGTTTCGTTACGTCTCGTGCGTGCCGCCAAGCTGCGTAACATCAAAGTGGCGTTCACCTATCATACGCCTACGGTTTCCTGTCAGCGCGGAACGTTGCTGCGCTGGGGTAATGAAGTCTGTGATGGCAAATTAAGCGTGCGTACATGCACGGCTTGCACTTTGCACGCGCATGGCTTGGGGCGTAACACTGCGCAAGCCTTGAGTTATCTGCCGCGCGCGCTGGGTAATTTGGTCGGGGCCACAGGGTTGTCAGGCGGAATCTGGACTGCCCTGCGGATGCCAGGCTTAGTACAATTGCGGCACTCCTGCTTTCACTCGCTGATGCGCGAAGTAAACCAAGTCATTGCCTTATGCCAATGGACAAAAGATTTGTTATTGCGCAATGGTGTGCCTGCTGAAAAAATCGCTGTCTCGCGTCATGGCTTGTCCAACAACGAATCTCTCCCTGCTCTTAATAAGAATCTTCCTGCACATCCCTTACGCATCGTTTTTTTAGGCAGGTTCGATCATACAAAAGGCGTGGATTTGCTGATCCAGGCCGTGCGATCTTTGCCAGGCTTGGAGCTTGAGCTTGATCTTTATGGAATTCTGCAAACAGGCGCAGACCATTATGCCGAGCAGTTGCGCCAACTCGCTGCCGGTGATGCCCGGATTCGCTTTCTTCCTGCGGTACCGAGTCAGCATGTGGTTACGCTTTTAAGTGAGTATCACCTGCTTGCTGTGCCCTCACGTGTGTTAGAGACTGGCCCATTGGTTGTGCTTGAGGCTTTTGCGGCAGGTACGCCTGTGCTTGGTTCGCGTTTGGGTGGGATCGAGGAGTTGGTAACGCATGGTATAAATGGGTTGTTGGCCGAAGCAGATTCAGTCAACTCCTGGGCCACTTTATTGCAACAATGTTACGAACAACCTGATTTGTTAGCTGCGCTTCGGCAAGGGATTCGACCGCCACGGTTGACCAAGGCAGTGGCGCAAGAGATGTTACTTTTATATCAGCGACTTGTACCTTTGCAGATACCTTGCAGATTATCAGCAGATGAAAATAAGCAGGCAGACCAAGTTCATTTATGCACGTAG
- a CDS encoding glycosyltransferase: MPVNNSPQISFVVPCYNYARYLPDCLNSILKQEGNFDYEIIVIDDASTDNTIEVVRSYTDQRIRFLANEVNLGHAKTINKGLAEARGEFIARIDPDDRYRLNYLSLVMPKFAQFPEVGMVYGDAAVINGEGVITIERCDQIHGGKDVKGNELITLLEKNFICAPTVMARAEAWLNALPAPEWLAFNDWYFTLKMAREYDFYYIDQVLADYRVHSQNHHHKVVVNKSEEPSIFWLLDHIYGTPEKFLPLESKKQQARRRIYGSQYLDMATKYFGCQYDADARRCFWHALQYRPAYAMRPPILRQFLGTIIGRRLYESIKMHIKTVLTPLMSNWL; the protein is encoded by the coding sequence ATGCCTGTGAATAACTCACCGCAAATCAGCTTTGTTGTTCCCTGTTATAATTACGCGCGTTATTTGCCTGATTGCCTGAATAGTATTCTTAAGCAGGAAGGTAATTTCGATTATGAAATCATCGTTATTGATGACGCTTCGACCGATAACACCATCGAAGTTGTTCGCTCATACACTGATCAGCGTATTCGCTTCCTGGCCAATGAAGTCAACCTCGGCCACGCCAAAACAATCAATAAAGGACTGGCTGAGGCGCGCGGAGAGTTTATCGCGCGCATAGACCCCGATGATCGTTATCGCCTGAATTATCTCTCGCTGGTTATGCCGAAATTCGCCCAGTTCCCCGAGGTTGGGATGGTTTATGGTGATGCCGCTGTCATAAACGGTGAAGGTGTTATAACGATTGAACGATGTGATCAAATTCACGGCGGCAAGGATGTCAAAGGCAATGAGTTAATTACGCTGCTGGAAAAGAATTTTATTTGCGCGCCCACAGTAATGGCGCGTGCCGAAGCCTGGTTAAACGCGTTGCCCGCTCCCGAATGGCTGGCCTTTAACGACTGGTACTTCACCTTGAAAATGGCGCGTGAGTACGACTTTTATTACATTGATCAAGTGCTGGCCGATTACCGGGTACACAGCCAAAACCATCACCATAAAGTAGTCGTTAATAAAAGCGAAGAACCTTCAATTTTCTGGTTACTCGATCACATATACGGCACGCCTGAAAAATTTTTGCCACTCGAAAGCAAAAAGCAGCAGGCCAGACGGCGAATCTATGGCTCGCAATATCTCGACATGGCAACGAAGTATTTTGGCTGCCAATATGACGCAGATGCCCGCCGCTGTTTTTGGCACGCGTTGCAATATAGACCCGCTTACGCAATGCGGCCGCCAATTTTGCGGCAATTTTTGGGAACAATCATTGGTCGTCGTCTATACGAATCCATCAAAATGCATATCAAAACTGTGCTGACGCCATTAATGAGCAACTGGCTGTAA
- a CDS encoding acetyltransferase, translating to MDFPLVIIGAGGHGAEVAAYALDLGCQLLGVLDDGKPPGPWHCSHILGGINALPELVRKYGRVGYITALGSNPLRQKIVCQIEELALPSLQAVTLHHTSAWVGVGVEIGEGTLLAPGSLVTTRARIGRHSILNVKASVAHDCLIGDYCNLNPGATLCGGVQLGNGCSIGAAVTVIEKRCIGERSVVGAGAVVIDDIPPDVTVVGIPARIVKRHACE from the coding sequence ATGGATTTCCCTCTTGTTATTATTGGCGCCGGTGGCCACGGTGCGGAAGTAGCGGCGTATGCGCTTGACCTCGGCTGCCAGCTACTGGGTGTGCTGGATGATGGAAAACCTCCGGGGCCTTGGCACTGCTCCCACATACTTGGTGGAATAAATGCCTTGCCTGAGTTGGTTCGCAAGTATGGGAGGGTGGGGTACATTACGGCTTTGGGCAGCAATCCACTGCGGCAGAAAATTGTTTGCCAGATCGAAGAGCTGGCGTTGCCCAGCTTGCAGGCCGTGACTTTACATCATACATCCGCCTGGGTGGGCGTGGGTGTAGAGATCGGTGAAGGTACTCTTTTAGCCCCGGGCAGTCTTGTGACCACGCGGGCGCGGATCGGACGCCACAGCATTTTGAATGTGAAGGCTAGTGTTGCGCACGATTGCCTGATCGGGGATTACTGCAATCTCAACCCCGGAGCTACTCTCTGCGGAGGCGTCCAGTTGGGTAACGGCTGCTCTATTGGAGCAGCCGTTACCGTGATTGAAAAACGGTGTATTGGTGAACGTTCTGTCGTGGGTGCAGGCGCTGTCGTCATTGATGACATTCCCCCAGATGTGACTGTTGTCGGAATCCCCGCACGCATCGTTAAACGTCATGCCTGTGAATAA
- a CDS encoding SDR family oxidoreductase — protein sequence MNILVTGGAGYLGSVLIPKLLVRGHSVRSLDIGYFGMEHLRAMRPAVEVVRDDICTLLADAKATELLLKDIEVVIHLAAISNDPSAELNPRLTEEVNFEATRDLALACKKRGIRFVFSSSCSVYGEAPGEVDEDGQTNPLTAYAKSKVDSDQFLLSIADEKWRPAILRNGTLYGYSPRMRFDLVINIFSYCSALYNEVRVFGDGQQWRPFLHVADCARAFIYFAENPAHKHLICNIAHENFRVVDLVEIFQRINPACRPVFVKLDNPDLRNYHVSVARMKDEGIAPTVKVQTGAEEIIEAIVTGRIADPESVYYRNAKWMKELSELGNRDHRSLIGMLEMMATARK from the coding sequence ATGAATATCCTCGTAACCGGCGGCGCAGGCTATCTTGGCTCCGTTTTGATTCCCAAACTACTCGTGCGTGGGCACAGTGTCCGTTCGTTGGACATCGGCTACTTTGGCATGGAGCACCTCCGTGCCATGCGCCCCGCCGTAGAGGTTGTACGCGATGATATATGCACCTTGCTGGCAGACGCGAAAGCCACAGAGTTGTTGTTGAAGGACATTGAGGTGGTCATTCATCTCGCGGCAATCTCGAATGATCCGAGCGCGGAGTTGAACCCAAGGCTTACCGAGGAGGTCAATTTCGAGGCCACTCGCGATCTGGCGTTGGCCTGCAAGAAGCGTGGCATCCGTTTTGTGTTCTCATCTTCCTGCTCAGTCTATGGTGAGGCTCCCGGCGAAGTGGATGAGGATGGGCAGACGAATCCGCTGACGGCTTATGCGAAATCGAAGGTTGATTCGGATCAGTTCCTACTCAGTATCGCTGATGAAAAGTGGCGTCCGGCCATTCTGCGCAACGGCACGCTGTACGGTTACTCGCCACGCATGAGGTTCGATCTGGTGATTAACATCTTCAGTTATTGCTCCGCGCTGTACAACGAGGTGCGCGTGTTTGGCGATGGACAGCAATGGCGACCTTTCTTGCACGTGGCGGATTGTGCCCGCGCATTCATCTATTTCGCAGAAAATCCGGCGCACAAACATCTCATTTGTAACATCGCGCACGAGAACTTTCGCGTCGTGGATTTGGTGGAGATTTTTCAGCGCATCAATCCGGCCTGCCGGCCCGTGTTTGTGAAACTCGACAATCCGGATTTGCGCAATTATCACGTCTCTGTTGCACGCATGAAGGATGAAGGCATTGCGCCCACCGTGAAAGTGCAGACTGGGGCAGAGGAGATCATCGAGGCCATTGTCACGGGCCGCATTGCCGACCCCGAGTCAGTCTATTATCGGAATGCCAAGTGGATGAAAGAGCTATCCGAACTGGGCAATCGTGACCATCGCAGTCTCATCGGCATGTTGGAAATGATGGCTACGGCGCGCAAATAA
- a CDS encoding DegT/DnrJ/EryC1/StrS family aminotransferase, translating into MNINIVKPFMPGIAEIADEFARCLESGLVTNNSSHVRMFEDKLQEFYGCQIKPSVNCNGEMALYHLIQAWKHKLKVGPHESFEVLVPSFTFSGTINAVVMNNLRPVFCDVDATLVLDIEKALVDSPDVRMILPVGAYGNIVNLERLRQIAREKNLAVILDNAPAFGTRFKGKHAWEYGFSEMISFHATKIFNSMEGGCNIVNDHEIDDLLRRLRDFGQYEKVRGDVDVPGLNSKMTEVCALVGLRNLAKADFIIRSRARNAARYVEFFSGLESRGLLKTMKVLAEVQCPYLYFPIILNEEATAFVAYMQDKGIAVRRYYTANHSLKFYRGRYREQDLSFTNAIKDNLVSLPLHTVMSDEELEYLFATAAGYFKL; encoded by the coding sequence ATGAATATCAACATCGTCAAACCCTTCATGCCTGGTATTGCAGAGATTGCGGATGAATTTGCCAGATGTCTTGAGAGCGGCCTTGTCACAAATAACTCATCGCATGTGAGGATGTTTGAAGACAAGCTCCAGGAATTTTATGGTTGCCAGATCAAGCCCTCTGTGAATTGTAACGGAGAGATGGCGTTGTACCACTTGATTCAAGCTTGGAAGCACAAGCTGAAAGTGGGGCCGCATGAATCCTTCGAGGTGCTGGTTCCCTCGTTCACCTTTTCCGGCACGATCAATGCGGTAGTGATGAACAATCTGCGCCCGGTCTTTTGTGACGTAGATGCAACCCTGGTGCTGGACATTGAAAAGGCGCTGGTGGATTCCCCGGACGTGCGGATGATCCTGCCGGTGGGCGCTTACGGAAATATCGTGAACCTCGAAAGGCTCCGGCAGATCGCGCGGGAAAAGAACTTGGCGGTCATCTTGGACAATGCGCCGGCCTTCGGCACGCGTTTTAAGGGCAAACATGCTTGGGAGTACGGCTTCAGCGAGATGATCAGCTTCCATGCCACGAAAATCTTCAACAGCATGGAGGGTGGCTGTAACATCGTGAATGATCATGAGATTGACGACCTGCTGCGCCGTCTGCGCGACTTCGGCCAGTATGAAAAGGTGCGCGGCGATGTAGACGTGCCTGGCCTGAACTCAAAGATGACCGAGGTTTGCGCTCTGGTAGGCCTGCGGAACCTCGCCAAGGCGGATTTCATCATCCGGAGCCGCGCCCGGAACGCCGCGCGTTACGTCGAATTCTTCAGCGGTTTGGAATCCCGGGGCTTGCTGAAGACGATGAAGGTGCTGGCGGAAGTCCAGTGCCCGTATCTTTATTTCCCGATCATCCTCAATGAGGAGGCGACTGCTTTTGTAGCTTACATGCAGGACAAGGGGATCGCTGTCCGCCGCTACTACACGGCCAACCACAGCCTGAAATTTTACCGTGGACGGTATCGTGAGCAGGATTTGAGCTTCACGAACGCCATCAAAGATAACCTGGTCTCGTTGCCGTTGCATACAGTGATGAGCGATGAGGAACTGGAATATCTGTTCGCAACAGCAGCCGGTTATTTCAAGCTCTAA
- a CDS encoding acyltransferase produces MTQKAESENALRITELDGLRGLAILLILLLHYFVGAIKFQPGSPGAYVLACFRLTWTGVDLFFVLSGFLIGGILLRQAASPNYYRAFYVRRICRIFPLYYLNIILFFVLLFIFGTSLSYWLFKNPAPLWSYLTFTQNFYFDSRSFWALWLAPTWSLAIEEQFYFILPFLVRTFSERKLLWVVLFSIIAAPIFRFAFARWHAQGFIAGDGLVEMMVATRADSLMLGVLVAWLFRRNDFQKFVVNRRQLLYQVFVILALGMGWLTIKYPQAGTITKAVAFTWIALFYAVLLALAVSHRESWLGVVLRTPFLLSLGAISYCVYLIHMPILGLCHSYFFSAEPRISNFLELLVTLLALTLTIVLACLSWRWLERPLLRMGHSFSYSA; encoded by the coding sequence ATGACGCAAAAGGCTGAGTCAGAAAACGCGCTGAGAATTACGGAGCTGGATGGCTTACGCGGCTTGGCGATTTTGCTGATTCTACTTTTACATTATTTCGTGGGTGCTATTAAATTTCAACCTGGCTCACCTGGAGCATACGTGCTGGCTTGCTTTCGTCTGACGTGGACGGGCGTTGACTTATTTTTCGTGCTTTCTGGTTTTCTCATTGGCGGAATTTTGCTCCGGCAGGCAGCTTCGCCCAATTATTATCGAGCTTTTTATGTCCGGCGAATTTGCCGAATCTTTCCATTGTATTACCTGAATATCATCTTGTTTTTCGTGCTCTTGTTTATATTCGGCACATCGCTTTCATATTGGCTTTTCAAAAACCCCGCGCCACTTTGGTCTTATCTGACATTTACACAGAACTTCTATTTCGATAGCCGCAGCTTCTGGGCGCTGTGGCTTGCGCCTACTTGGTCGCTGGCGATTGAAGAGCAATTTTATTTTATCTTGCCATTTCTTGTCCGGACCTTCTCAGAGCGTAAATTGCTCTGGGTTGTGCTTTTTTCAATTATCGCTGCGCCAATTTTTCGATTTGCTTTCGCACGTTGGCATGCGCAAGGCTTTATAGCTGGCGATGGATTAGTAGAAATGATGGTAGCAACGCGGGCTGATAGCTTGATGTTAGGCGTACTCGTGGCTTGGTTATTTCGCCGCAATGATTTTCAGAAGTTTGTGGTGAATCGTCGTCAATTGCTTTATCAAGTCTTTGTTATTTTGGCACTCGGCATGGGCTGGCTGACAATCAAATACCCACAGGCTGGCACGATAACAAAAGCCGTCGCTTTTACGTGGATTGCGCTTTTTTACGCGGTCTTGCTTGCATTAGCCGTAAGCCATCGTGAATCATGGCTAGGGGTAGTTTTGAGAACGCCGTTCTTGCTTAGCTTGGGGGCGATTTCTTATTGCGTATACCTGATTCACATGCCGATTTTGGGTCTTTGCCACAGCTATTTCTTTAGTGCCGAACCGCGAATTTCAAACTTTCTCGAATTGCTGGTGACACTGCTGGCGCTAACTCTAACAATTGTGTTGGCCTGCCTTTCGTGGCGCTGGTTGGAGCGCCCCTTGCTTCGCATGGGGCATTCGTTTTCTTACAGTGCATAA